The Bacteriovorax sp. Seq25_V nucleotide sequence CTTCTGAGCAAGGTGAAAAGTTTAGAGAATTATTAGCAATCGTTAGAGAAGAGTATACTGACATTGTTAAAAATGATGTTCAAAAGGCAATTTCACTTGATGAAACAGCAATTGAAACTCTCTGTGCTAACTACATCGATAACGTTAAGGCTTATACTCAAAAAGAAAAAGTTAGAAATAAGTACACTGGCAAGCTAGAAGAATCAGATGAGAGATTTATGAGAAGTATCGAAGAGAAAATCGATATTGCAGAATCTCGTAAAGATGACTTTAGACGTGAAATCATGAACTATATTGGAGCGCTTGCAATTGAAGGTAAGCAATTTGATTATAAGATGAATGAAAGACTTCACCGTGCACTTGAATTAAAGCTTTTTGAGGATCAAAAAGATGCAATCAAACTTACAACAATTATTTCAAACGTTGTTGATAAGGAGACACAAGAGAAGATCGATATCATCAAGTCACGTCTAATCAAGAATTATGGTTACTGTGAGATATCTGCGACAGATGCTCTTAATTATGTTGCTAGTATTTTTGCAAAAGGAGATAGCGCTAAGTCTTAGGACTTTGCGCTCCCACTAAGCTTGGAGGCGTGAGTGGATCATCCAATTAAACGAGATCATGCAAGATTTCGTAAAATTATCAAAGGTAAAATCAGAGACAATCTGAAGAAATATGTTTCTCGCGGAGAAATGCCTATTCCTAAAGGGAATGGGCAATTTAAAGTTCCAATGCCATCAATTAACACGCCAAGATTTAAATTTGGTGACAAGAGCCAAGGTGGTTCAGGACAAGGTGATGGACAACCTGGAGATCCAGTTGATGGACAACCAGGAGAAGGACAACCGGGTCAAGGGCAAGAAGCTGGTCAAGATGAAGGAGCGAAGGAGCTTGAAGTTGAAATGTCTCTTGACGAGCTTGCAAGTATTCTTGGCGAAGAGTTAGCGCTACCTAAAATTGAGCCGAAAGGTAAAAAGAATATGCAGTCAACTGTCGATCGCTACACAAGTATCGGTACAGTTGGACCAGATGCTCTTAAGCACTATAAGCGTTCTTATAAAGAAGCGCTAAAGCGTCAAGTAGCAATGGGGACATATGATCCAAAGAATCCTGTCATTATTCCAATTAAAAGTGATATGAGATATCGCTCCTCTGATACTAAGATTGAATTTGAAAATTCCGCCGTTGTTATTTATATGATGGATGTTTCAGGTTCGATGGGTGATGAACAAAAAGAAATCGTTAGAACAGAATCTTTCTGGATCAATCTATGGCTAAAGTCGCAGTATAAAGATATTGAAATTCGCTATATCATTCACGACGCCACAGCGAAAGAAGTTGATGAAGAGACATTTTTTAGAACACGAGAAAGCGGTGGGACACTAATTTCATCTGCATTAAAAGTATGTCGTGAAATTATTCAAAATGACTACAACTCTGCTGAGTGGAATATTTATCCATTTCATTTTTCTGATGGTGATAACTGGTCAACTGAAGATACAAAGCTTTGTCTTGATATTTTAAAAGAAGACATTATTCCAAATTCTAATGTGTTTTGCTACGGACAAGTCGAGTCACGCTATGGTTCAGGGCAGTTTTATAAAGACCTCGCAGCTGTTTTTGGTGAAAACCATGAAGATGTTATCTTAAGTAAAATTAAGAGTAAGGAACACATCTTAGAATCGATCAAAGACTTTCTTGGAAAGGGAAAATAATATGATGGAGAGAACAAAACCACTAACTGGAGAACTTCTCGAATTACGCGATGAGATTTACGGTTACGCAACTGCGTATGGACTTGATTTCTATCCTGTTGTTTTCGAAGTTTGTAATTACGATACTGTTTGTATTTTGGCTGCAAATGGCGGTTTTCCGACAAGATATCCACATTGGCGCTTTGGAATGGAGTACGACCAACTCTCTAAAGGTAATACATACGGTTTTCAAAAAATTTATGAGCTTGTGATCAATACAGATCCTTGTTATGCATATCTATTAAGTAGTAATCGTTATGTTGATCAAAAGCTTGTTATGGCCCACGTTTATGGACACGCTGATTTCTTTAAGAATAATGCGTGGTTTGCTTCTACCAATAAGAAGATGATGGATGTGATGGCCAACCATGGAACAAAGATTAGACGTTACATGGAAAAGTATGGTCACGATAAGGTTGAGGCATTCATTGATATTGTTCTCTCTTTTGAGAATCTCCTTGATGTGAATGAATTATACCGCACGGCAGACTTTGCTGCTAAGACGGTTTTTGATGAAGATTTCGTGATGCCAGATGATCGCTCATCTGTTCTTAAGTCTTTTATGAATTCTAAAATTGGTGGAAAACCAAAAGAATTGGCGAAGCCTAAAGAAGATACTCCTCTGGATAAAATCGATGAAAAGGTAAAAGGAACTCGCGATATTATGAAGTTCCTGATGGACTATGCTCCAATTGAGGAATGGCAATCAGATATTCTTGGAATCCTTAGAGAAGAGGCATATTATTTTCTGCCACAACGAATGACGAAAATTATGAATGAAGGGTGGGCAAGTTACTGGCACTCTAAAATCCTAACTCAAAAAGCGCTTCGCTCTTCTGAGATCGTTGATTTTGCAGACATCCACTCTGGTGTTATGGCCATGAGTCAGAAGTCAATAAACCCATATAAAATCGGAATAGAACTCTTTAGAGATATCGAATACCGCTGGGATACGGGGAAATTTGGTAAGGACTATATGGAGTGCGATGACCTTCAGACGAAATCAAATTGGAACCGTGAAACAAATATGGGACGTGAGAAGATCTTTGAGGTACGTAAGTCTCACAATGATATTACTTTCATAGATGAATTCTTCACTGAAGAGTTCTGTGATCGCATGCAACTATTCACTTATAAGTTTAATCCACGTACAGGAAGAAATGAGATTGATTCTCGCGACTTTAAAGAAATTAAAGGGAAACTCCTACAGCAGCTTACAAATTTTGGTAATCCAATCATTGAGGTTGAATCTGCCAACTTTAAAAACAGAGGAGAACTTCTTTTAAAGCATGTTCATCAAGGAGTTGACCTCGATATTAACTTCGCAAAGGATACGATGAACAATCTATATAAGATTTGGAAACGTCCGGTTGTTATATCTACAATCATTGAAGAAAAGAGTGTTTTCTATATTCATGACGGAAAAGAGTTAAAAGAATTAAAAGAGTAAAACCATTGACCATGCCTTTAATTTGAGTCAAAATTATATTAAAATAACTCAGATTAAAGGCTTTATAAATGTCTCTCAAAAATATCATTTTTTGCATATGTTTATTTCTAAATTCATATGCATTTTCTCGCTCATCAATTGCAACTGTCGAAATTGTAAAAGGTAATGTTACAAAACTTATCCCTGGGGCTTTGATTGCTAATAAAGTTAAAACTGGAGACGAGCTTTATGAAGATACAAGTGTTGTAACGGGACCTAGAAGTTTTGTGAAAATCACTTTCATTGATGATTCTAAGATTTCAATTGGGCCACAATCTAAAGTTGTTATAAATCTTGTTCAAAAAGAAGCTGGAAGTGTGATTTCTCTTTTAAAGGGAAAGATTAGAACTTCTGTTATTCCAACAGAGGAAAAAGAAAAAAACAAATTCTATATCAAGACTCGTACAGCGGCCCTTGGCGTACGAGGAACAGAGTTTCAAACAATTTATAACCCAGAGAATAAAATCACAAACCTTCTAACTTTTAGAGGGGAAGTGGCCATGGTTAATATTGAGAAAGAAGCTCACTTGCAAGCTAGTGAAGTTGAGGCTGATTCAGTCTCTGTTGAAAGAGATGCTGATAATAAACTTCAATTGGAAAATAATCCTATTAAGTCTCAAGATGACAAGATTGCTAATCTTATCAATTTAAATGAGGCCTTAAAGGCTTCAGATGCGGTTGTTGTTAAAGGTGGACAATTCTCTGGAACAACTACTGAGCTCGATAAGGTCTCTCTTCCAGTTAAGATTAATCCAGTTCAACTTGGTATGTTGTATGCTAATGATACATTCACGAATAAGGATGCTAGAGACTCCAAAATTATTAAAAATGTTGGTGAGGTAGAAAAATTTGTTGCAGTAAAGCAGGAAGACCAGATCCCACCACCTGAAGGTTTTTATAACGAAAAGACTGGAGAGTATGCACCTAAGGCCGGAGGTCTAATTGATACTGAGACAGGTCTTTATATCCCGCCTGAAGCTGACGCAAAATTTGATGAAGATAGACAGATCTTCGTTCCAAATAAAGTGGGACGCCTTGAGGTTGATACTGGTGAGTATATCGCTCCACGAGGGATGAAGCTTGATGCAAGAAATGGATTTGTTATTCCGAATTCCCATAATCAAAAAATAGCAAGTCTTGTTCAACTGAAAGAATCGATGAATGATAGCATGGGTAAAGAGTTATTCATTGAAAAAGAAAAGAAAGCAGAAGATGTAAAAATTTATTCCCTAAGAGAAGAGTTTACGAAGGATCTTGTTCTGTTCTACGGGCATAGTTTCTCACGCGATCTTAAAGTCAGTGAGCGATCTGATTCATTTGATAATGAAGATCTCGCCCTTGATGGTTCAAAAGAAGTAGGGGTTGACTGGAGAATGGCCGGGAATGGTGATTATAGACCTAAAGTAGATTTCTCATTCACAAGAGCGGACTATAAAGGAGCACGAGATTATAAGGGAACAAGCTCTTCTCTTTATTCTTTTGGTTTTGGTGTTGATAAATATATTACATCAAGGTTCTTTATTGGTGCGGAGGTTAATATTCACCAGCAGATTTTCGCTCTTACAAACACAGACAAAGACCTTGCTCGTGTAACTCTCACTACTTTTATGCTAACTGGTGACTATGTTTTTGCTAAATGGAAGAAAGCATTCTTCAATCTTCATACAGGGATTGGTACAAACTTTTATAAGAAAGATGATCTTGTAAGAGTTAAAAATGGTCTTGCCTTCGAACTCGGTCTTGATTTTGGATACTGGATTAATCAGAAAAATCAACTAAAGATTGGACTACTAATTAATGGTGAAGATGCTGACATTGCAGGATCTGGATTCTTTGCCAATAACTCTTCTCACGAAAATGGATTAAGATTCGTTTTCGGCCATGTCTTCTAGATAAGGGTCCTCAACGATATCAAGCTCAATAATGTCTTTTTGCTTGATAAAGATGGACTCTTGGATTTTTGGATATAATTTTTTCTGAGTAAGATCTTCAAGAAAAGTTGTCACCTTGAAATCTTTCTTTTTAAAATCTTTGATATCTTTATGGTAATCCTTCCAGATCTGTGACTGAAAATGCAACCAGCAGTTAACTCCATCATAACGGATACAAGCTGTATCTGAAGTTTGCACCCAGCGATTATCCATTTCATTGAAGTAGATATAGCTCTCAAGCAATAGGCCTTCAAATGGCATTTTCTTATTATAATCGTAGTAGAGCCTCTCTATTTCAAAGGAAGCTCGTTGAAACTTCTTCTCTTGAACAAGAAATGATGTCGTCAATAATCTTTTTTCACGTTCATAGAGGGCCACTGGAATTACTTTTGATAATGCTAATCTTCCGTTCTTGTAATTCCCTGTGATCCAGCTGTTAGCAGTTAACAAGAGATTTGCATTGATACTATATGGCCTACGATTCAATGATGATAGAATATGAGCATATGAAGTTTTATAGTCATTGTCTCT carries:
- a CDS encoding DUF444 family protein, producing MDHPIKRDHARFRKIIKGKIRDNLKKYVSRGEMPIPKGNGQFKVPMPSINTPRFKFGDKSQGGSGQGDGQPGDPVDGQPGEGQPGQGQEAGQDEGAKELEVEMSLDELASILGEELALPKIEPKGKKNMQSTVDRYTSIGTVGPDALKHYKRSYKEALKRQVAMGTYDPKNPVIIPIKSDMRYRSSDTKIEFENSAVVIYMMDVSGSMGDEQKEIVRTESFWINLWLKSQYKDIEIRYIIHDATAKEVDEETFFRTRESGGTLISSALKVCREIIQNDYNSAEWNIYPFHFSDGDNWSTEDTKLCLDILKEDIIPNSNVFCYGQVESRYGSGQFYKDLAAVFGENHEDVILSKIKSKEHILESIKDFLGKGK
- a CDS encoding SpoVR family protein; its protein translation is MERTKPLTGELLELRDEIYGYATAYGLDFYPVVFEVCNYDTVCILAANGGFPTRYPHWRFGMEYDQLSKGNTYGFQKIYELVINTDPCYAYLLSSNRYVDQKLVMAHVYGHADFFKNNAWFASTNKKMMDVMANHGTKIRRYMEKYGHDKVEAFIDIVLSFENLLDVNELYRTADFAAKTVFDEDFVMPDDRSSVLKSFMNSKIGGKPKELAKPKEDTPLDKIDEKVKGTRDIMKFLMDYAPIEEWQSDILGILREEAYYFLPQRMTKIMNEGWASYWHSKILTQKALRSSEIVDFADIHSGVMAMSQKSINPYKIGIELFRDIEYRWDTGKFGKDYMECDDLQTKSNWNRETNMGREKIFEVRKSHNDITFIDEFFTEEFCDRMQLFTYKFNPRTGRNEIDSRDFKEIKGKLLQQLTNFGNPIIEVESANFKNRGELLLKHVHQGVDLDINFAKDTMNNLYKIWKRPVVISTIIEEKSVFYIHDGKELKELKE
- a CDS encoding FecR domain-containing protein; its protein translation is MSLKNIIFCICLFLNSYAFSRSSIATVEIVKGNVTKLIPGALIANKVKTGDELYEDTSVVTGPRSFVKITFIDDSKISIGPQSKVVINLVQKEAGSVISLLKGKIRTSVIPTEEKEKNKFYIKTRTAALGVRGTEFQTIYNPENKITNLLTFRGEVAMVNIEKEAHLQASEVEADSVSVERDADNKLQLENNPIKSQDDKIANLINLNEALKASDAVVVKGGQFSGTTTELDKVSLPVKINPVQLGMLYANDTFTNKDARDSKIIKNVGEVEKFVAVKQEDQIPPPEGFYNEKTGEYAPKAGGLIDTETGLYIPPEADAKFDEDRQIFVPNKVGRLEVDTGEYIAPRGMKLDARNGFVIPNSHNQKIASLVQLKESMNDSMGKELFIEKEKKAEDVKIYSLREEFTKDLVLFYGHSFSRDLKVSERSDSFDNEDLALDGSKEVGVDWRMAGNGDYRPKVDFSFTRADYKGARDYKGTSSSLYSFGFGVDKYITSRFFIGAEVNIHQQIFALTNTDKDLARVTLTTFMLTGDYVFAKWKKAFFNLHTGIGTNFYKKDDLVRVKNGLAFELGLDFGYWINQKNQLKIGLLINGEDADIAGSGFFANNSSHENGLRFVFGHVF